The proteins below are encoded in one region of Rhododendron vialii isolate Sample 1 chromosome 7a, ASM3025357v1:
- the LOC131332541 gene encoding pentatricopeptide repeat-containing protein At1g02150-like — protein MMPIQFKVVMILYMNLKEYDKVDSLVSEMRQKKIPLDVDCYIVWLLCFVDQGSVEKVEQVFEQMEQDSTVNPDWSSFCLMGSFYIRVGLLEKAEECIKMFESRITDQDRIVYYHDAIRLCGNLGKREEVYRAWNVFKKICPKTLMMDYHTMISSLVRLGDIEGAEQLYAEWLSVKPTHNPKIEESRIHVHGKEILAEGHIREKKVSEALSCLKEAVLVRGSKNWKPRPVNVSSILSICEQNDDMQSKDILMGLLSQVGCLEDEAYKFNVPSTGGVATVCDEDEDITKRKFFSTNYRLKNARGT, from the exons ATGATGCCAATTCAGTTCAAGGTGGTGATGATTCTCTACATGAACCTTAAAGAGTATGATAAGGTTGACTCGTTGGTTTCAGAGATGAGGCAGAAAAAAATACCTCTAGATGTGGACTGCTATATTGTCTGGTTATTATGTTTTGTGGACCAAGGATCTGTTGAAAAGGTGGAGCAAGTGTTTGAACAGATGGAGCAGGACAGTACCGTTAATCCCGACTGGTCTTCATTTTGCTTAATGGGTTCGTTTTATATTAGAGTCGGGCTGTTGGAAAAAGCGGAAGAGTGCATAAAGATGTTTGAAAGCAGAATCACAGATCAAGATAGAATTGTTTATTATCATGATGCCATTAGACTATGTGGTAATCTTGGTAAACGGGAGGAGGTTTATCGTGCGTGGAATGTTTTTAAAAAGATCTGTCCGAAAACTTTAATGATGGATTACCATACTATGATCTCTTCCTTGGTTCGGCTAGGTGATATTGAAGGGGCAGAACAACTTTACGCGGAATGGCTGTCTGTTAAACCCACCCACAACCCTAAAATA GAGGAAAGCCGAATCCACGTACATGGGAAGGAGATTCTTGCAGAAGGACACATCAGAGAGAAGAAGGTTTCTGAGGCGTTGTCTTGCCTGAAGGAAGCAGTTTTGGTTCGTGGATCAAAGAACTGGAAACCAAGGCCTGTAAACGTGTCTTCCATTCTCAGTATATGCGAGCAAAATGACGATATGCAAAGCAAGGACATTTTAATGGGGCTGTTGAGTCAAGTAGGGTGTTTAGAAGATGAAGCTTATAAATTCAATGTTCCCTCGACCGGTGGGGTGGCTACTGTTTGTGATGAAGATGAGGATATTACGAAGAGGAAATTCTTTTCAACCAACTACAGGCtgaaaaatgctagaggcacataA
- the LOC131331829 gene encoding pentatricopeptide repeat-containing protein At1g02150-like, whose product MLLANQSTIPKSLLHHHHHRVSLSSPLSHSPSFPSGFRSKKHPVVRCSISKLANMFGDFVVSLLPQPSKEEVIEVIEGWKKYGNYKRALQICELMNTKPDLSGMTMTAADAALQLDLIDTVHGTLAAEDYFLKLPETLKDQQTYTVLLMAYVNSEMREKAESNTHTNDN is encoded by the exons ATGCTACTCGCAAACCAGTCCACCATTCCAAAGTCtcttctccaccaccaccaccaccgtgtttctctctcctcacctctctctcactctccctctTTCCCATCTGGGTTCCGCAGCAAGAAGCACCCAGTTGTCAGGTGTTCCATATCGAAATTGGCCAATATGTTTGGGGACTTTGTGGTGTCGCTCCTCCCCCAACCCTCCAAGGAGGAGGTTATCGAGGTTATTGAGGGGTGGAAGAAATACGGGAATTACAAGCGCGCTCTTCAG ATATGTGAGTTGATGAACACAAAACCAGATTTGTCTGGAATGACAATGACCGCTGCTGATGCAGCATTACAATTAGATCTAATTGACACGGTGCATGGAACTTTAGCTGCGGAAGATTACTTCCTGAAGCTGCCAGAAACATTAAAGGACCAGCAAACATATACTGTTCTTCTAATGGCCTACGTCAATTCTGAAATGAGAGAGAAGGCAGAGTCTAATACACACACAAATGATAATTAG
- the LOC131331826 gene encoding dol-P-Man:Man(7)GlcNAc(2)-PP-Dol alpha-1,6-mannosyltransferase isoform X5 — translation MSLLHLPKIYSLFAVRLVLGCIILWTIRYFRIQIRKKFGGQVEAFFVILTGIQFHVLFYCTRPLPNIMALGLVNLAYGNWLKGHFYAALNCLIFATLIFRCDTLLLLCPLGLELLLTKSITLWKALKCCIGTALFCIGLTVLVDTIMWKKFVWPEFQVLWFNSVLNRSSEWGTHPFHWYFTSALPRSLLAAYPLFLLGVFLDRRVVFYILPVVSFVLLYSKLPHKELRFVISSVPIFNLSAAIAASRIYNNRKKSFWKLLHIVLLGLLMVSLGCTIITFMASYENYPSGYALKDLHKKGSLTNNSTERWVHIDPFSAMNGISRFCEYEFPWRYCKEEGIPIQEFDQTNFTYLLNEHSNIHGFKCLFAESGFSRVRLQIGIPPISLVKEPKVFIHGNIRSKDVMNRNWPGCS, via the exons ATGAGTTTGCTCCACTTGCCAAAGATTTATAGTCTCTTTGCAG TTCGTCTGGTGTTAGGTTGCATCATCTTGTGGACAATCAGATATTTTCGTATTCAG ATTAGGAAGAAGTTTGGAGGACAAGTTGAAGCTTTCTTTGTGATTTTGACTGGAATCCAGTTTCATGTGCTCTTCTACTGCACACGTCCTCTTCCAAATATAATGGCACTTGGTTTGG TCAACCTGGCTTATGGTAATTGGTTGAAGGGGCACTTTTATGCAGCATTAAACTGTCTG ATTTTTGCTACACTCATATTTAGATGCGACACACTGTTACTGCTTTGCCCTCTGGGCTTAGAGCTTCTGCTG ACCAAATCAATTACGTTGTGGAAAGCGTTGAAATGCTGCATTGGAACTGCTTTGTTTTGCATAG GTCTTACTGTGCTGGTAGATACAATTATGTGGAAGAAGTTCGTGTGGCCTGAGTTTCAAGTTTTATGGTTCAACTCCGTCTTGAACCGAAGTTCTGAATGGGGT ACACATCCCTTCCATTGGTATTTCACTTCAGCACTTCCCCGTTCGTTGCTTGCAGCATATCCTCTTTTTTTG CTCGGGGTTTTCCTTGATAGAAGGGTTGTGTTCTACATTCTTCCAgttgtttcatttgttttgcttTACTCCAAGCTTCCACACAAG GAGCTTCGGTTTGTGATTAGTTCTGTTCCAATTTTCAACTTATCAGCAGCAATTGCAGCTAGTAGAAT CTACAACAACAGGAAAAAGAGTTTTTGGAAATTGCTTCATATCGTTTTGCTGGGATTGCTCATGGTCAG TCTAGGGTGCACCATCATAACTTTTATGGCATCATACGAGAATTATCCTAGTGGTTATGCTCTGAAGGACTTGCACAAGAAGg GCTCTCTTACAAACAATTCAACTGAACGGTGGGTTCACATTGATCCCTTCTCAGCAATGAATGGAATCTCCCGCTTTTGTGAATACGAGTTTCCATGGAG GTATTGTAAAGAAGAAGGGATACCTATTCAAGAATTTGACCAGACGAATTTCACTTATCTTCTGAA TGAGCATTCAAACATCCATGGATTCAAGTGTTTATTTGCCGAAAGTGGGTTCTCCAGGGTTCGTCTTCAAATTGGTATTCCTCCCATTTCACTG GTCAAAGAGCCCAAAGTATTCATTCATGGAAATATCAGAAGCAAGGATGTTATGAATAGAAATTGGCCAGGTTGCTCATGA
- the LOC131331826 gene encoding dol-P-Man:Man(7)GlcNAc(2)-PP-Dol alpha-1,6-mannosyltransferase isoform X4 has product MVPYTKVEESFNVQAMHDVLYHRHHLEDYDHLEFPGVVPRTFIGAILVSILASPAVSVMSLLHLPKIYSLFAVRLVLGCIILWTIRYFRIQIRKKFGGQVEAFFVILTGIQFHVLFYCTRPLPNIMALGLVNLAYGNWLKGHFYAALNCLIFATLIFRCDTLLLLCPLGLELLLTKSITLWKALKCCIGTALFCIGLTVLVDTIMWKKFVWPEFQVLWFNSVLNRSSEWGTHPFHWYFTSALPRSLLAAYPLFLELRFVISSVPIFNLSAAIAASRIYNNRKKSFWKLLHIVLLGLLMVSLGCTIITFMASYENYPSGYALKDLHKKGSLTNNSTERWVHIDPFSAMNGISRFCEYEFPWRYCKEEGIPIQEFDQTNFTYLLNEHSNIHGFKCLFAESGFSRVRLQIGIPPISLVKEPKVFIHGNIRSKDVMNRNWPGCS; this is encoded by the exons ATGGTACCGTACACCAAGGTGGAAGAAAGTTTCAATGTTCAG GCAATGCACGACGTTTTATACCATAGGCATCACTTGGAGGAT TATGACCATTTGGAGTTCCCTGGAGTTGTTCCGCGAACGTTCATTG GTGCCATCCTTGTATCAATTTTGGCATCTCCAGCAGTATCAGTGATGAGTTTGCTCCACTTGCCAAAGATTTATAGTCTCTTTGCAG TTCGTCTGGTGTTAGGTTGCATCATCTTGTGGACAATCAGATATTTTCGTATTCAG ATTAGGAAGAAGTTTGGAGGACAAGTTGAAGCTTTCTTTGTGATTTTGACTGGAATCCAGTTTCATGTGCTCTTCTACTGCACACGTCCTCTTCCAAATATAATGGCACTTGGTTTGG TCAACCTGGCTTATGGTAATTGGTTGAAGGGGCACTTTTATGCAGCATTAAACTGTCTG ATTTTTGCTACACTCATATTTAGATGCGACACACTGTTACTGCTTTGCCCTCTGGGCTTAGAGCTTCTGCTG ACCAAATCAATTACGTTGTGGAAAGCGTTGAAATGCTGCATTGGAACTGCTTTGTTTTGCATAG GTCTTACTGTGCTGGTAGATACAATTATGTGGAAGAAGTTCGTGTGGCCTGAGTTTCAAGTTTTATGGTTCAACTCCGTCTTGAACCGAAGTTCTGAATGGGGT ACACATCCCTTCCATTGGTATTTCACTTCAGCACTTCCCCGTTCGTTGCTTGCAGCATATCCTCTTTTTTTG GAGCTTCGGTTTGTGATTAGTTCTGTTCCAATTTTCAACTTATCAGCAGCAATTGCAGCTAGTAGAAT CTACAACAACAGGAAAAAGAGTTTTTGGAAATTGCTTCATATCGTTTTGCTGGGATTGCTCATGGTCAG TCTAGGGTGCACCATCATAACTTTTATGGCATCATACGAGAATTATCCTAGTGGTTATGCTCTGAAGGACTTGCACAAGAAGg GCTCTCTTACAAACAATTCAACTGAACGGTGGGTTCACATTGATCCCTTCTCAGCAATGAATGGAATCTCCCGCTTTTGTGAATACGAGTTTCCATGGAG GTATTGTAAAGAAGAAGGGATACCTATTCAAGAATTTGACCAGACGAATTTCACTTATCTTCTGAA TGAGCATTCAAACATCCATGGATTCAAGTGTTTATTTGCCGAAAGTGGGTTCTCCAGGGTTCGTCTTCAAATTGGTATTCCTCCCATTTCACTG GTCAAAGAGCCCAAAGTATTCATTCATGGAAATATCAGAAGCAAGGATGTTATGAATAGAAATTGGCCAGGTTGCTCATGA
- the LOC131331826 gene encoding dol-P-Man:Man(7)GlcNAc(2)-PP-Dol alpha-1,6-mannosyltransferase isoform X1, protein MGRGRHSSDFVDRYGYDLLLGSVAAFYVFMVPYTKVEESFNVQAMHDVLYHRHHLEDYDHLEFPGVVPRTFIGAILVSILASPAVSVMSLLHLPKIYSLFAVRLVLGCIILWTIRYFRIQIRKKFGGQVEAFFVILTGIQFHVLFYCTRPLPNIMALGLVNLAYGNWLKGHFYAALNCLIFATLIFRCDTLLLLCPLGLELLLTKSITLWKALKCCIGTALFCIGLTVLVDTIMWKKFVWPEFQVLWFNSVLNRSSEWGTHPFHWYFTSALPRSLLAAYPLFLLGVFLDRRVVFYILPVVSFVLLYSKLPHKELRFVISSVPIFNLSAAIAASRIYNNRKKSFWKLLHIVLLGLLMVSLGCTIITFMASYENYPSGYALKDLHKKGSLTNNSTERWVHIDPFSAMNGISRFCEYEFPWRYCKEEGIPIQEFDQTNFTYLLNEHSNIHGFKCLFAESGFSRVRLQIGIPPISLVKEPKVFIHGNIRSKDVMNRNWPGCS, encoded by the exons ATGGGTCGGGGTCGTCACTCATCGGATTTCGTGGATCGTTATG GTTATGATTTGCTTCTTGGATCCGTTGCTGCGTTTTACGTCTTTATGGTACCGTACACCAAGGTGGAAGAAAGTTTCAATGTTCAG GCAATGCACGACGTTTTATACCATAGGCATCACTTGGAGGAT TATGACCATTTGGAGTTCCCTGGAGTTGTTCCGCGAACGTTCATTG GTGCCATCCTTGTATCAATTTTGGCATCTCCAGCAGTATCAGTGATGAGTTTGCTCCACTTGCCAAAGATTTATAGTCTCTTTGCAG TTCGTCTGGTGTTAGGTTGCATCATCTTGTGGACAATCAGATATTTTCGTATTCAG ATTAGGAAGAAGTTTGGAGGACAAGTTGAAGCTTTCTTTGTGATTTTGACTGGAATCCAGTTTCATGTGCTCTTCTACTGCACACGTCCTCTTCCAAATATAATGGCACTTGGTTTGG TCAACCTGGCTTATGGTAATTGGTTGAAGGGGCACTTTTATGCAGCATTAAACTGTCTG ATTTTTGCTACACTCATATTTAGATGCGACACACTGTTACTGCTTTGCCCTCTGGGCTTAGAGCTTCTGCTG ACCAAATCAATTACGTTGTGGAAAGCGTTGAAATGCTGCATTGGAACTGCTTTGTTTTGCATAG GTCTTACTGTGCTGGTAGATACAATTATGTGGAAGAAGTTCGTGTGGCCTGAGTTTCAAGTTTTATGGTTCAACTCCGTCTTGAACCGAAGTTCTGAATGGGGT ACACATCCCTTCCATTGGTATTTCACTTCAGCACTTCCCCGTTCGTTGCTTGCAGCATATCCTCTTTTTTTG CTCGGGGTTTTCCTTGATAGAAGGGTTGTGTTCTACATTCTTCCAgttgtttcatttgttttgcttTACTCCAAGCTTCCACACAAG GAGCTTCGGTTTGTGATTAGTTCTGTTCCAATTTTCAACTTATCAGCAGCAATTGCAGCTAGTAGAAT CTACAACAACAGGAAAAAGAGTTTTTGGAAATTGCTTCATATCGTTTTGCTGGGATTGCTCATGGTCAG TCTAGGGTGCACCATCATAACTTTTATGGCATCATACGAGAATTATCCTAGTGGTTATGCTCTGAAGGACTTGCACAAGAAGg GCTCTCTTACAAACAATTCAACTGAACGGTGGGTTCACATTGATCCCTTCTCAGCAATGAATGGAATCTCCCGCTTTTGTGAATACGAGTTTCCATGGAG GTATTGTAAAGAAGAAGGGATACCTATTCAAGAATTTGACCAGACGAATTTCACTTATCTTCTGAA TGAGCATTCAAACATCCATGGATTCAAGTGTTTATTTGCCGAAAGTGGGTTCTCCAGGGTTCGTCTTCAAATTGGTATTCCTCCCATTTCACTG GTCAAAGAGCCCAAAGTATTCATTCATGGAAATATCAGAAGCAAGGATGTTATGAATAGAAATTGGCCAGGTTGCTCATGA
- the LOC131331826 gene encoding dol-P-Man:Man(7)GlcNAc(2)-PP-Dol alpha-1,6-mannosyltransferase isoform X3, which produces MVPYTKVEESFNVQAMHDVLYHRHHLEDYDHLEFPGVVPRTFIGAILVSILASPAVSVMSLLHLPKIYSLFAVRLVLGCIILWTIRYFRIQIRKKFGGQVEAFFVILTGIQFHVLFYCTRPLPNIMALGLVNLAYGNWLKGHFYAALNCLTKSITLWKALKCCIGTALFCIGLTVLVDTIMWKKFVWPEFQVLWFNSVLNRSSEWGTHPFHWYFTSALPRSLLAAYPLFLLGVFLDRRVVFYILPVVSFVLLYSKLPHKELRFVISSVPIFNLSAAIAASRIYNNRKKSFWKLLHIVLLGLLMVSLGCTIITFMASYENYPSGYALKDLHKKGSLTNNSTERWVHIDPFSAMNGISRFCEYEFPWRYCKEEGIPIQEFDQTNFTYLLNEHSNIHGFKCLFAESGFSRVRLQIGIPPISLVKEPKVFIHGNIRSKDVMNRNWPGCS; this is translated from the exons ATGGTACCGTACACCAAGGTGGAAGAAAGTTTCAATGTTCAG GCAATGCACGACGTTTTATACCATAGGCATCACTTGGAGGAT TATGACCATTTGGAGTTCCCTGGAGTTGTTCCGCGAACGTTCATTG GTGCCATCCTTGTATCAATTTTGGCATCTCCAGCAGTATCAGTGATGAGTTTGCTCCACTTGCCAAAGATTTATAGTCTCTTTGCAG TTCGTCTGGTGTTAGGTTGCATCATCTTGTGGACAATCAGATATTTTCGTATTCAG ATTAGGAAGAAGTTTGGAGGACAAGTTGAAGCTTTCTTTGTGATTTTGACTGGAATCCAGTTTCATGTGCTCTTCTACTGCACACGTCCTCTTCCAAATATAATGGCACTTGGTTTGG TCAACCTGGCTTATGGTAATTGGTTGAAGGGGCACTTTTATGCAGCATTAAACTGTCTG ACCAAATCAATTACGTTGTGGAAAGCGTTGAAATGCTGCATTGGAACTGCTTTGTTTTGCATAG GTCTTACTGTGCTGGTAGATACAATTATGTGGAAGAAGTTCGTGTGGCCTGAGTTTCAAGTTTTATGGTTCAACTCCGTCTTGAACCGAAGTTCTGAATGGGGT ACACATCCCTTCCATTGGTATTTCACTTCAGCACTTCCCCGTTCGTTGCTTGCAGCATATCCTCTTTTTTTG CTCGGGGTTTTCCTTGATAGAAGGGTTGTGTTCTACATTCTTCCAgttgtttcatttgttttgcttTACTCCAAGCTTCCACACAAG GAGCTTCGGTTTGTGATTAGTTCTGTTCCAATTTTCAACTTATCAGCAGCAATTGCAGCTAGTAGAAT CTACAACAACAGGAAAAAGAGTTTTTGGAAATTGCTTCATATCGTTTTGCTGGGATTGCTCATGGTCAG TCTAGGGTGCACCATCATAACTTTTATGGCATCATACGAGAATTATCCTAGTGGTTATGCTCTGAAGGACTTGCACAAGAAGg GCTCTCTTACAAACAATTCAACTGAACGGTGGGTTCACATTGATCCCTTCTCAGCAATGAATGGAATCTCCCGCTTTTGTGAATACGAGTTTCCATGGAG GTATTGTAAAGAAGAAGGGATACCTATTCAAGAATTTGACCAGACGAATTTCACTTATCTTCTGAA TGAGCATTCAAACATCCATGGATTCAAGTGTTTATTTGCCGAAAGTGGGTTCTCCAGGGTTCGTCTTCAAATTGGTATTCCTCCCATTTCACTG GTCAAAGAGCCCAAAGTATTCATTCATGGAAATATCAGAAGCAAGGATGTTATGAATAGAAATTGGCCAGGTTGCTCATGA
- the LOC131331826 gene encoding dol-P-Man:Man(7)GlcNAc(2)-PP-Dol alpha-1,6-mannosyltransferase isoform X2: MVPYTKVEESFNVQAMHDVLYHRHHLEDYDHLEFPGVVPRTFIGAILVSILASPAVSVMSLLHLPKIYSLFAVRLVLGCIILWTIRYFRIQIRKKFGGQVEAFFVILTGIQFHVLFYCTRPLPNIMALGLVNLAYGNWLKGHFYAALNCLIFATLIFRCDTLLLLCPLGLELLLTKSITLWKALKCCIGTALFCIGLTVLVDTIMWKKFVWPEFQVLWFNSVLNRSSEWGLGVFLDRRVVFYILPVVSFVLLYSKLPHKELRFVISSVPIFNLSAAIAASRIYNNRKKSFWKLLHIVLLGLLMVSLGCTIITFMASYENYPSGYALKDLHKKGSLTNNSTERWVHIDPFSAMNGISRFCEYEFPWRYCKEEGIPIQEFDQTNFTYLLNEHSNIHGFKCLFAESGFSRVRLQIGIPPISLVKEPKVFIHGNIRSKDVMNRNWPGCS; encoded by the exons ATGGTACCGTACACCAAGGTGGAAGAAAGTTTCAATGTTCAG GCAATGCACGACGTTTTATACCATAGGCATCACTTGGAGGAT TATGACCATTTGGAGTTCCCTGGAGTTGTTCCGCGAACGTTCATTG GTGCCATCCTTGTATCAATTTTGGCATCTCCAGCAGTATCAGTGATGAGTTTGCTCCACTTGCCAAAGATTTATAGTCTCTTTGCAG TTCGTCTGGTGTTAGGTTGCATCATCTTGTGGACAATCAGATATTTTCGTATTCAG ATTAGGAAGAAGTTTGGAGGACAAGTTGAAGCTTTCTTTGTGATTTTGACTGGAATCCAGTTTCATGTGCTCTTCTACTGCACACGTCCTCTTCCAAATATAATGGCACTTGGTTTGG TCAACCTGGCTTATGGTAATTGGTTGAAGGGGCACTTTTATGCAGCATTAAACTGTCTG ATTTTTGCTACACTCATATTTAGATGCGACACACTGTTACTGCTTTGCCCTCTGGGCTTAGAGCTTCTGCTG ACCAAATCAATTACGTTGTGGAAAGCGTTGAAATGCTGCATTGGAACTGCTTTGTTTTGCATAG GTCTTACTGTGCTGGTAGATACAATTATGTGGAAGAAGTTCGTGTGGCCTGAGTTTCAAGTTTTATGGTTCAACTCCGTCTTGAACCGAAGTTCTGAATGGGGT CTCGGGGTTTTCCTTGATAGAAGGGTTGTGTTCTACATTCTTCCAgttgtttcatttgttttgcttTACTCCAAGCTTCCACACAAG GAGCTTCGGTTTGTGATTAGTTCTGTTCCAATTTTCAACTTATCAGCAGCAATTGCAGCTAGTAGAAT CTACAACAACAGGAAAAAGAGTTTTTGGAAATTGCTTCATATCGTTTTGCTGGGATTGCTCATGGTCAG TCTAGGGTGCACCATCATAACTTTTATGGCATCATACGAGAATTATCCTAGTGGTTATGCTCTGAAGGACTTGCACAAGAAGg GCTCTCTTACAAACAATTCAACTGAACGGTGGGTTCACATTGATCCCTTCTCAGCAATGAATGGAATCTCCCGCTTTTGTGAATACGAGTTTCCATGGAG GTATTGTAAAGAAGAAGGGATACCTATTCAAGAATTTGACCAGACGAATTTCACTTATCTTCTGAA TGAGCATTCAAACATCCATGGATTCAAGTGTTTATTTGCCGAAAGTGGGTTCTCCAGGGTTCGTCTTCAAATTGGTATTCCTCCCATTTCACTG GTCAAAGAGCCCAAAGTATTCATTCATGGAAATATCAGAAGCAAGGATGTTATGAATAGAAATTGGCCAGGTTGCTCATGA